Genomic segment of Ammospiza nelsoni isolate bAmmNel1 chromosome 2, bAmmNel1.pri, whole genome shotgun sequence:
ACTGGTTCAGATGAAGCCAGCAGATTACACAACAGCTATGGTATGTTGTTGCTGCTGTAATTTCAAAGGCTTTTGACTTTCTTTATGACAGGGGAAAAAGAAGCATTAATAAAGATAATagccataaaaaaaaaactgtaacATGTCTTCATAAAAACTGCACATCAATAAATAGAACTGTAAgcaatggaaaagaaaaaaatttaaaaatacatagcCACACCGAGACCAGAAATATATTAACAAACACAAAATTTGTTTCAATGAACTGTGGAAGGCACAGACTGGCTTTCTTACACAAATAAATATGTAACTGCACTGGtgtaaaaaaatcacaacaacTTGTAAGATTTACCAGAAATGATGAAGCATGTTTCTTCTCTTATTAAAGGCCAGACCATGTCTTCTTGCTGACTGGGAAGAGTGCCTCAAAGGAAGAGGCATGACTTCATCCACATTTAAAAGCTTTCAGCTTAAAGCTTTTACTTGCTTTGTACCAGGGGAAATTCAAGCATATGTCCAAAAACTTTAGAAATGAGTGTCCCATGTAATAACCTGTAAAACCTCTCATAAACCACATCTTTCATCTGTGGAAGGGTAAAGAGCACGACCTAGTTAAAAATATGGATCTtcatggttaaaaaaaaaaaaatcacagaaattaaaatttactaTCATTTCTGAAGAATGGTCTGATGCAGATATTGACAATATGTACATTAAAAACTCCACAGCACTGGAGAGCAAAGACAAAAGCTGAGCTTTACAAACCAGTATCTATTTCACTTGCATCCTTAGAAGGCAGCCTTTTCTAAAGTTGTCACTACAACATTGCtttaacaaacaaacaaaacccaattTTTATCATCCAAAGAATAACTCATTccagaactaaaaaaaaaaaaaaaaaaattaaaaaaacaaagtgtTGCAATCTGAGTCTCCAGTACTTTCTTTGGTTTCTGTGAAACTTAGAATTCTGTAAAAACATAAATTAAACAATCTGCATGTAATACAGGTCACCCCAGGAAAATGGAAAGTCCCTCTTAAAGACAAAATGTTATGACAGTGAACTGTTATGGGAGTCTCTACATTTTGTAGAGAATACAGTCATTTATGTTGCCAAATATAATGCAGTGTAGCTCAAGTTACATGCACttggaaaaaatgaagaaaaacaagacaACACAATTAAATGTCCAGTATTAACACCAAGAAGCTGTAGCCTGCATGTTGAGGGAACCAATTACAATGAACAGAGGAGagctgagaaataaaatttcttccAGGAGATAAAGGAGCAGTTAACTGGTACTGCAAGTAAGTACAATATTAAGCCACAATAAAGCAATAATTTATAACAGAAGCTCTGAAGTAATAAGACACTGCCCTGACTCTTTAACTACCTATCAGTCATGTTCATAAAAACAATTTTCAATGTCTGTTTTTGCTGGCCTCAGTTCATAAATGGTTGTTGTAGTCCTGTGAAGTCAACTGCTTAGAGCTGTGCAAAAGCTTTGTCTAAATGATATACCTACCTTTCCCTGATACAAAATTACATGATCATGAAATTTAGCTGGCaaagaaaatgataaaaatattgTATTGGATAAGGGAGTGTGtgttctttcaaaaaaattattatttatttgagCCAACTTTTTTTGACCTTTGcatattttcagtaaaattgTGCTCTCAGGTACCCTAGATACTGTTCTTCAGGAAGACAGCATTTTTGATGAAGTTAACACAAAGTATTTTTACCCTATCACCAAAGTCACTAAGTGCTATTATCAGTTAAAGCACTTCTTCAAGCACATGACTTCTTAATTCAGATAATTTACACAACGAAGCACTGACCCATAGAACTCAggttccaaaaaaaaaaagccctgatCAAAATGAAGCAGTTAATTTAAGAacacaagcaaacaaataaataacaccaaaaaccccaaacattttaGGGTCCTCTTCCATTCCCAAGTGCTTATGTGCAGACACAGTCACTGTGACCTTCTGAACCATGAAACAGGAACCCAGCAGCCAAGGAAAATTCTTTGCAAATATCAACAGACTCCCAGCTGACTTCTTAAAATATCAATCTTTGTCCAAGAAATCACTATCTATTCAGCAGTGTTGAGGGTATTTTCTATATAGGAATATATGACTAAGCATGCAGTTACCAAAAGCAAGTGAATGGCACAGTATCAAAAATATACCATGCTTAATACATTCCCTTTTTCTTTATAGCAACATATTAAAATCCTTTAACTCCTAGTTGCTGAGCTATGGTCTTCACTTCAATCAAGTGATTTTATAAAAGTAttcttaaaaaatgaaacagatcTCCATTATTACAAATATTTACTTGTGAGTCTGTTTGAAtgttaaaactgcattttgtcttttgaatgaaggaataatttttaaacaccCAAAGTCTTTTGGCATGACCAAAGAAACAGACACTCTTGAAAATCCTTACACAACAATCCAGGTACCAGTAATAAAGGGACTTTTGTTCAAATAGCCCATGCAACACAGACTTCACCAGATTTGACTCAATTGTCaacttatatttatataaaatcaGCTatttgaataataaaaaatgtagaCAGCATCTCTATGAAAATTACAATTGTTTGTTACTATTTGGCCTAAGAGCCTCTTTCTAAAGCAATGTAAGAGGCATGACTTGCTGGATCATTAACACTTTGATTTGGCCAGAGAGGGATCAACTAGTTCATATGGAAGTGTTGGGTAAAACACTGATTACCTAAGGCATTAATGACCACAGCTAAATctgccttaaaaaaataaattacagtgaAGCAAgctaaaataaatcaaatgctAGTAAGTCCAAGTAACCATATTAGTATGTCTTAACTTCATGCACACACTCAAAACCTGAGTTCATTCCAAATGAAATTGTTAGTTGTGCTTCTGTTATGGTTTTATAGCTATGGCAACAGTAAATCATCAATTGAACTTCACTACTAAAGCATTCAGACACAAgggtggggagggaaaaaaatatttttacactaGAAAGAATTAGAACTGAAAGTAGCACTGAAAAGGGGACTGAAGTTTATATACCATGAACACAGTAAAAAGCTGCCTTTGAGATGGTGCAGTCATTTATTTGTTCTGTCAACCAACAGCATTCCTTCAAACTCATTTCACAAACCTTTTTCCCTCtccatttatatattttcatatcTGCTTCCCCCATTATGTTAATTGACTGTTGTACAGAATTTGTGACTGCTTCACGTCTTTGATGTTTATGGCTACTTCCCATCCCGTTAATTTTTCATACAAAGCATTTTATTACATTCAACATAGTGCAACTTAGGCACTAAAACACAAACAGTAGGGACTGTGAAAATGTTGTAAGAAATTTTATTATCATGGATTTCTGTGCAACATCACCACTAAATCAGACAAGTCTCATGGACTGTAATACAATGGCAAGGACTTCCTCTCTGTGCAGGAAAATTACATTGCTTCCAAAGGGGATGCTGCTGAGGCAGCCTATTGCCCAGGAATAGATGCCTTCAGTCAGTCAACAGTTAATTAAAAGCTGTGCAAAGGAGGCCCTTATCTAAGCTCCTCCTGAACTAAAAGGGAGGCTGCAACAGGAACTTGTCAGTAGGAAGCTGTAAAGACTCATCACTTGGACATGGACATCACTACAGTGACCCCAGACAAATGTGGAACAGGAATCCTATGTTTCAGCAGCAACTTCTAGACAGCTGCCATCATATTTCAGAGGGGGAAAGAAATAAGATTTAATGGGTGCCTAAACAGTCATTCTGTACAAGTACAGTCTTGATAACCCAGTCATTTCCTCCACATGATCTACACAACTGAGTCTGTACCATTCTTATAAACATCATACAAATCCTAATTCTTTATTACTTCAATCTAGgcttttcacattttatttaaaaccagAATATATTTATCTTGACTGTAGGAAAAATGTAATTGAAAGGAGGCATATGTGCTGACCAAACCTAATCACACTTTAGATGAACTCCACAAGCATCTTTTTGACAAACAAATGTCCACAAAAGAACCGAAGAAGTTGAGTTATTTGAAGGTTCTTAGGCTCTTGCATAAACAAACACACAACCTTATCCCAAGTCTTTTGCTAATTAAGTATGTTGTATCTCAATAAAGACTGAGTACTAACAAActtgtaaaatttattttggaaaatcaTCATGAAAACCTTCAAGAATCATGTAAAAGCAGCGATGCACTGAGGCATATCTGCAAATCCAAGCCTAACACACATTAAGACAGTTGAGCTTTCTTAAGTTCAAAAAGCACTACTGAATACCTGTTTATCTGCTGACTgcatttttgtgtgtatgtgtgtgtattaGACATGAAGTCACAAGGCCTGCATTTTCACTAAGGACAGACTTACCTCATTTTGCTCTGGTGTGCTGCTCAGGAATTCACATTAGGCAGTCTAACTGCCCTTTGTGGCTACATTTCCTTCACATACTCAAATGTCCTTAaggtttgattttaaaatatcaggATGGTTTATAAGTAACAAAGCTAGGAGGTTTATGATGCTGTAAATTATATCTGCCCTTGAGGGCTGCACTGACCTAATTTCTCAAACATTATAATAatcacatttctttaaaaaaaaaaaaagcacacacaaaaagcCAGACAAAGTTTGCACACACGTACCTAGCCTCAGCAAACAGCCAAGAGAATCACAGTTCCAGTGCAGAATAACAGAACAGTTTTGTTGCACTGATCCCTGTCAAAAGTCCAAATGTAATTAAAGAGGCACAATAAGAAGTTGCTAAGTCTAAATGATCTTGCTGAAGTGTTCATTACCAAAGAACTTCTGAATAGGAAGTAGGACCAGTGGGCACTTCCAAATAATGCTGCAAGGAGAGGTCTGCTTGTAGTTACAAGCGGATGTTCATGGACATGTGGCAGAAATGTAGTATTTCAAGTGTGTTTTTAAATGCCCACTAAAATGGCTACAAAATACAATATTATTTCCTCCCACAGATTGAAAAAGCTTCTTGAACAAGAGACAGTATatcaagcaaaaaaagaaaaggaaaacaacaagaaaatagCTAAACTGAAAGAAGAATTGACTAAACTGAAATCCTTTGCTTTAATGGTGGTAGATGAACAGCAAAGACTCACTGAGCAGGTGAAtcaacaaagtaaaaaaattcaagaattAACCACTTCTACAGAACAAGCACACGAAAAGCTGACTTTTGCTGAAGCAAAAAATCAAGAAGAGAAACAGAGATCCAGCAGGCTGGAGGCTGAAATTCACGCCCAGAGCAGTAGGATTTCCCAAGACCAAGAAGCAATGATGGCCAAACTAACCAATGAAGACAGCCAGAATCGCCAGCTCCGGCTCAAATTAACGACTCTCAGCCGGCAAATTGATGAGCTGGAAGAGACCAACAGATCTTTACGAAAGGCAGAAGAAGAACTGCAAGACATAAGGGATAAGATAAATAAGGGAGAGTGTGGGAACGCTGCACTTATGACTGAAGTGGAAGAACTACGGAAACggctgctggagatggaagGAAAAGATGAAGAGCTCACAAAAATGGAAGATCAGTGCAGAGAACTTAATAGAAAGTTAGAACAAGAAGCATCACAGAGCAAGAACCTTAAAGGGGAAGTGGATAAACTTAATAAAAGAATTATGGAGCTGGAGAAACTAGAAGATGCTTTCAACAAGAGTAAACAGGAATGTTACTCCCTGAAATGCAAcctagaaagagaaaaaattttaaCAAAGCAGTTGTCCCATGAGCTGGATGGTTTAAAAGCTAGAGTTGGTGAGCTTGAAGCAATTGAAAGCAAGTTAGAAAAAACTGAGTTTACACTTAAAGAAGATTTAACAAAGCTGAAGAGTTTAACAGTGATGCTGGTGGATGAAAGAAAAACTATGggtgaaaaaataaagcaaacagaagaaaagctgcAAGCTGCAACTTCCCAGCTTCAGGTGGAACAAAATAAAGTGATGTCAGTTACAGAAAAGCTGATGGAGGAAAGTAAAAAGGCGCTGAAATCAAAATCTgatgcagaggaaaaaatgtcCAGTGTTACAAAAGAAAGAGAtgaactgaaaaacaaactgaaagcagaagaggagaaaggaagtGATCTTGTTTCCAAAGTGAATATTCTAAGTAAAAGACTTCAGTCCCTGGAAGATGTTGAAAAAGAGTTTCTTAAAAGTAAACGTAAGGAGAGTACTAAATCCAGCACCtccttgcagcaggaaaacaacaTAATCAAAGAGCTTTCTCAAGAAGTTGAGAGGCTTAAGCAGAAGCTCAACGAAATGAAGTCAGTAGAAGATGATCTTATGAAAACTGAAGATGAATTTGAGTCTCTAGAACGAAAATATGTCAGGGAacaggacagagccaggctcctCTCAGAGGAGTTGGAGGCTGTGAAAATGGAATTGGCGAGGTATAAATTAACAGAAAAGGCAGAGTCCAATCAGGAGCGCCTTTTCAAGAAACTCAGAGAAGAGGAAGCTAAATCGAGTCACCTTTCCAGAGAAGTAGATGCACTGAAAGAGAAAGTTCATGAATACGTCGCAACAGAAGACCTAATCTGTCACCTGCGAGGCGATCACACAGTCTTACAGAAGAAACTCCTgcagcaagaaaacaaaaacagggAGTTAGCAAGAGAGATGGAGAGCCTCACCAAAGAGCTGGAGAGGTACAGATCCTTCAGCAAGACTATCAGGCCTGGTCtcaatggaaagaaaattccAGATGTGCAagttttttctaaagaaatccAAACAGATCCAGCAGACAACGAACCCCCCGATTACAAAACCCTCATGCCTTTGGAGCGAACGGTTGTCAACGGGCAGCTCTATGAAGACAGTGATAATGAGGAGGAACAAACAGCGTCTTTCAAAAGCAACTCATCCACAGCAAATGCCGCCAACAAAAAGTTATGGATCCCTTGGATGAGGTCCAAAGAGAGCCATCCTCAAAATGGAAAGATACACACAAAGCAAAATGGAAACTGTGCGCAGACTGGAGATCTAGTGCTCAGCCATACACCGGGCCAACCCCTTCACATAAAAGTAACTCCAGACCATAGACAGAACACAGCAACCCTTGAAATAACCAGTCCTACCACTGAAAGCCCTCACT
This window contains:
- the FILIP1L gene encoding filamin A-interacting protein 1-like isoform X1, translating into MHSRTNSTESPTRPQLSQPRVKDHHKGEVGYSGKGNAQTQQKEKDYVARASTILRSPKAEKNQKSSVKKREDLSRDDLLFLLSVLEGELQAQDEVIGVLKAEKIDLALLEAQYGFVTPKKVLEALQRDAIQTKAEQWQEDVYEKPMGELDKVVEKQKEVHRRMLEQLLMVEKAHRQTLHELEEEKRKHSKYMEKSDEFTNLLEQECERLKKLLEQETVYQAKKEKENNKKIAKLKEELTKLKSFALMVVDEQQRLTEQVNQQSKKIQELTTSTEQAHEKLTFAEAKNQEEKQRSSRLEAEIHAQSSRISQDQEAMMAKLTNEDSQNRQLRLKLTTLSRQIDELEETNRSLRKAEEELQDIRDKINKGECGNAALMTEVEELRKRLLEMEGKDEELTKMEDQCRELNRKLEQEASQSKNLKGEVDKLNKRIMELEKLEDAFNKSKQECYSLKCNLEREKILTKQLSHELDGLKARVGELEAIESKLEKTEFTLKEDLTKLKSLTVMLVDERKTMGEKIKQTEEKLQAATSQLQVEQNKVMSVTEKLMEESKKALKSKSDAEEKMSSVTKERDELKNKLKAEEEKGSDLVSKVNILSKRLQSLEDVEKEFLKSKRKESTKSSTSLQQENNIIKELSQEVERLKQKLNEMKSVEDDLMKTEDEFESLERKYVREQDRARLLSEELEAVKMELARYKLTEKAESNQERLFKKLREEEAKSSHLSREVDALKEKVHEYVATEDLICHLRGDHTVLQKKLLQQENKNRELAREMESLTKELERYRSFSKTIRPGLNGKKIPDVQVFSKEIQTDPADNEPPDYKTLMPLERTVVNGQLYEDSDNEEEQTASFKSNSSTANAANKKLWIPWMRSKESHPQNGKIHTKQNGNCAQTGDLVLSHTPGQPLHIKVTPDHRQNTATLEITSPTTESPHSYTSTAVIPNCGTPKQRITIIQNASLTPVKSKGGEGYMTPEHVISPITMTTTFSRSQTPESCGSLTPERTMSPLALPGSSSQEQTLSSEPLETGAKHTVFRVSPDRQSSWQFQRSNSTGSSVITTEDNKIHIHLGSPYVQALTASKPTSPCNAVQDSRTPALANGLPTKPTNKITSSITITPTATPLPRQSQITVSNVYN
- the FILIP1L gene encoding filamin A-interacting protein 1-like isoform X2; its protein translation is MVVDEQQRLTEQVNQQSKKIQELTTSTEQAHEKLTFAEAKNQEEKQRSSRLEAEIHAQSSRISQDQEAMMAKLTNEDSQNRQLRLKLTTLSRQIDELEETNRSLRKAEEELQDIRDKINKGECGNAALMTEVEELRKRLLEMEGKDEELTKMEDQCRELNRKLEQEASQSKNLKGEVDKLNKRIMELEKLEDAFNKSKQECYSLKCNLEREKILTKQLSHELDGLKARVGELEAIESKLEKTEFTLKEDLTKLKSLTVMLVDERKTMGEKIKQTEEKLQAATSQLQVEQNKVMSVTEKLMEESKKALKSKSDAEEKMSSVTKERDELKNKLKAEEEKGSDLVSKVNILSKRLQSLEDVEKEFLKSKRKESTKSSTSLQQENNIIKELSQEVERLKQKLNEMKSVEDDLMKTEDEFESLERKYVREQDRARLLSEELEAVKMELARYKLTEKAESNQERLFKKLREEEAKSSHLSREVDALKEKVHEYVATEDLICHLRGDHTVLQKKLLQQENKNRELAREMESLTKELERYRSFSKTIRPGLNGKKIPDVQVFSKEIQTDPADNEPPDYKTLMPLERTVVNGQLYEDSDNEEEQTASFKSNSSTANAANKKLWIPWMRSKESHPQNGKIHTKQNGNCAQTGDLVLSHTPGQPLHIKVTPDHRQNTATLEITSPTTESPHSYTSTAVIPNCGTPKQRITIIQNASLTPVKSKGGEGYMTPEHVISPITMTTTFSRSQTPESCGSLTPERTMSPLALPGSSSQEQTLSSEPLETGAKHTVFRVSPDRQSSWQFQRSNSTGSSVITTEDNKIHIHLGSPYVQALTASKPTSPCNAVQDSRTPALANGLPTKPTNKITSSITITPTATPLPRQSQITVSNVYN